A single Paraburkholderia sp. FT54 DNA region contains:
- a CDS encoding YbhB/YbcL family Raf kinase inhibitor-like protein, with protein MRSRCLVVSIASPSRRLPSFPCVMLGLALLAAHGPHALAEGAFALTSASFRAGGTVADAQVFNQDDCKGGNRSPQLSWRDAPPGTRSFAITMFDQDAPGRGWWHWSVAGIPATVSSLPENASSSGFLSKLGAVEARNDFDTDGYGGPCPPPGKPHRYIITVYALSTADLRLAQGRPALMFDHEIGTATLGFARMVVNYGR; from the coding sequence ATGCGCTCGCGTTGCCTGGTTGTTTCGATTGCTTCGCCGTCGCGCCGTCTACCGTCGTTCCCCTGCGTGATGCTGGGTCTCGCGCTACTGGCCGCGCACGGACCACACGCCCTTGCCGAAGGCGCGTTCGCGCTGACCAGCGCCAGCTTCCGTGCCGGCGGCACCGTGGCGGACGCTCAGGTATTCAATCAGGACGACTGCAAAGGCGGCAACCGCTCACCGCAACTTTCGTGGCGCGACGCGCCGCCCGGCACGCGCAGCTTCGCGATCACCATGTTCGATCAGGATGCGCCGGGCCGCGGCTGGTGGCACTGGTCGGTGGCGGGCATTCCGGCCACGGTCAGCAGCTTGCCGGAGAACGCGAGTTCTTCGGGCTTCCTCAGCAAACTCGGTGCGGTCGAAGCGCGCAACGACTTCGATACCGACGGCTATGGCGGTCCCTGTCCGCCGCCGGGCAAACCGCATCGCTACATCATCACCGTTTATGCGCTCAGCACCGCCGACCTACGCCTCGCGCAAGGCCGTCCCGCGCTGATGTTCGATCATGAGATCGGCACCGCCACGCTCGGCTTTGCGCGGATGGTGGTCAATTACGGGCGCTAA
- a CDS encoding response regulator, whose amino-acid sequence MQDPVRVVVADDHPVILFGAEQALLKFPGLQVVARARQSTELIKVLQTIACDVLVTDLAMPGGQYGDGLPLIGYLRRNFPNLPIVVLTMLENAALLKRLSELGVTSVVNKSDDLSHIGLAVQHVSRHIEYMSPSVKASLDTLRMNAGGKNDEVMLSKRELEVVRLFVSGMTIKEISEHLNRSIKTISTQKNTAMRKLGIERDSELFQYAQSNGLLNLSSHSTEDKGGVS is encoded by the coding sequence ATGCAAGATCCAGTCAGGGTCGTGGTCGCTGACGACCATCCGGTTATTCTGTTCGGCGCCGAACAGGCTTTGCTCAAGTTCCCCGGTCTGCAGGTCGTCGCGCGTGCGCGACAGTCAACCGAGTTGATCAAAGTGCTGCAAACCATTGCCTGCGACGTGCTCGTCACGGATCTGGCAATGCCAGGCGGTCAGTACGGCGACGGGTTGCCGCTGATCGGCTATCTGCGCCGCAACTTCCCCAATCTTCCCATCGTCGTCCTGACGATGCTGGAGAACGCCGCGTTGCTCAAGCGACTGAGCGAACTCGGCGTGACGTCCGTCGTCAACAAGTCGGACGATCTCAGCCACATTGGGCTCGCGGTGCAGCACGTCAGCCGCCACATTGAATACATGAGCCCGTCGGTCAAGGCATCGCTCGATACGCTGCGCATGAATGCCGGTGGCAAGAACGACGAAGTGATGCTGTCCAAACGCGAACTGGAAGTGGTGCGTCTGTTCGTGTCGGGCATGACGATCAAGGAGATATCGGAGCATCTCAACCGCAGCATCAAGACTATCAGCACGCAGAAGAACACCGCCATGCGCAAGCTCGGCATCGAGCGCGATTCCGAGTTGTTCCAGTACGCGCAGAGCAATGGCTTGCTGAACCTGTCGTCGCATTCAACGGAAGACAAAGGCGGAGTGTCTTAA
- a CDS encoding orotate phosphoribosyltransferase codes for MTGFDRQTISDTTAKMLLEVQAVHFNAEKPYIFTSGWASPVYIDCRKLISYPRVRRGLMEMAETTILRDVGYEQIDAVAGGETAGIPFAAWLSDRLMVPMQYVRKKPKGFGRNAQIEGLLTEGQRVLLVEDLTTDSRSKINFINALRTAGATVNHCFVLFHYNIFKESVSVLKDIDVDLHALATWWDVLRVAKENNYFDTKTLDEVEKFLHAPAEWSAAHGGATSTPQ; via the coding sequence ATGACAGGCTTCGATCGCCAGACGATCTCCGACACGACCGCCAAAATGCTGCTCGAAGTGCAAGCCGTGCACTTCAACGCGGAGAAACCGTACATTTTCACGTCCGGCTGGGCGAGTCCGGTTTACATCGACTGCCGCAAGCTGATCTCGTATCCGCGCGTGCGCCGCGGCCTGATGGAAATGGCCGAGACCACGATTCTGCGCGACGTCGGCTATGAGCAGATCGACGCGGTCGCCGGTGGCGAAACCGCTGGCATCCCGTTCGCGGCATGGCTCTCCGATCGCCTGATGGTGCCGATGCAATACGTGCGCAAGAAGCCGAAGGGTTTCGGCCGTAACGCGCAGATCGAAGGCCTGCTGACCGAAGGTCAACGCGTGCTGCTGGTCGAAGACCTGACCACCGACAGCCGCAGCAAGATCAACTTCATCAACGCGCTGCGCACTGCCGGCGCCACGGTGAACCACTGCTTCGTGCTGTTCCACTACAACATCTTCAAGGAAAGCGTGTCGGTGCTGAAAGACATCGACGTCGATCTGCACGCGCTCGCCACGTGGTGGGACGTGCTGCGCGTCGCGAAGGAAAACAACTACTTCGACACCAAGACGCTGGACGAAGTGGAAAAATTTCTGCACGCACCGGCTGAATGGTCGGCTGCGCACGGCGGCGCTACCTCGACGCCGCAGTAA
- a CDS encoding MFS transporter — MNAAPSATDSRALVRNGYAGRALIASVLGYAMDGFDLLILGFMLPVIAADLHLSSAQAGSLVTWTLIGAVAGGVIFGVLSDYFGRVRMLTWTILIFAVFTGLCALAQGYADLLTYRTIAGIGLGGEFGIGMTLVAEAWPASQRARVSSYVGLGWQLGVLAAALLTPLLLPAIGWRGMFALGLLPAVVSFFVRRRVEEPALFTERAARGMRKLPLKLLVADGRTTRASIGVAILCSVQNFGYYGLMIWLPSYLSKTFGYSLTKSGLWTAVTVLGMACGIWLFGIAADRFGRKPAFLFYQAGAVVMVFVYAHLGTPMALLIGGAAMGVFVNGMIGGYGALISELYPTDARATAQNVLFNVGRAVGGFGPVVVGALAARYSFGAALALLASIYLLDICATLFLIPERRGAELE, encoded by the coding sequence ATGAACGCCGCTCCCTCCGCCACCGATTCCCGCGCACTAGTGAGAAATGGCTACGCCGGCCGAGCGCTGATCGCCTCGGTGCTCGGATACGCAATGGACGGCTTCGATCTGCTGATTCTCGGCTTCATGCTGCCGGTGATTGCCGCCGATCTGCATCTGAGCTCCGCACAGGCCGGTTCGCTCGTTACATGGACGCTGATCGGCGCGGTCGCGGGTGGCGTGATCTTCGGCGTGCTGAGCGACTATTTCGGCCGCGTGCGCATGCTGACGTGGACGATCCTGATCTTCGCCGTGTTCACCGGCTTGTGCGCACTGGCCCAAGGCTATGCCGACCTGCTGACCTACCGGACCATTGCCGGGATCGGGCTCGGTGGCGAGTTCGGCATCGGCATGACGCTGGTGGCCGAAGCGTGGCCGGCGTCGCAGCGGGCGCGCGTGTCGTCGTATGTCGGGTTGGGATGGCAGCTCGGCGTGTTGGCCGCAGCGTTGCTGACGCCGCTGCTGTTGCCGGCGATCGGCTGGCGCGGCATGTTCGCGCTCGGACTCTTGCCGGCGGTGGTGTCGTTCTTCGTGCGGCGCCGCGTCGAGGAGCCGGCACTTTTCACCGAGCGTGCGGCGCGCGGCATGCGCAAGCTGCCGCTGAAACTGCTTGTGGCCGATGGTCGCACCACGCGCGCCAGCATCGGCGTCGCGATTCTCTGTTCGGTGCAGAACTTCGGCTATTACGGTTTGATGATCTGGCTGCCGAGCTATCTGTCGAAAACCTTCGGCTATTCGCTGACCAAATCCGGACTGTGGACCGCCGTGACGGTTCTCGGCATGGCGTGCGGCATCTGGCTGTTCGGGATTGCCGCCGACCGCTTCGGCCGCAAGCCGGCCTTTCTCTTCTATCAGGCGGGCGCGGTGGTGATGGTATTCGTCTACGCTCATCTGGGCACGCCGATGGCGCTCCTGATTGGCGGCGCGGCGATGGGCGTATTCGTCAACGGCATGATCGGCGGTTACGGCGCGCTGATCTCCGAGCTTTATCCCACCGACGCGCGCGCCACCGCGCAGAACGTGCTCTTCAATGTCGGCCGCGCGGTGGGCGGTTTCGGGCCCGTGGTGGTGGGCGCTCTGGCCGCGCGTTATTCATTCGGCGCGGCGCTCGCTTTGCTCGCGTCGATCTACTTGCTCGACATCTGCGCCACGCTCTTCCTGATTCCCGAACGACGGGGCGCGGAGCTCGAGTGA
- the argC gene encoding N-acetyl-gamma-glutamyl-phosphate reductase — translation MSTKVFVDGQEGTTGLKIFEYLSQRADVEILRIEEAKRKDLEERRRLINASEVTFLCLPDVASRESASLVENDRTVLIDASTAFRTSADWAYGLPELARSQRERLRTAKRIAVPGCHASAFVLAMRPLVEAGVVAPEFAAHAYSITGYSGGGKKMIADYEAGSNDKLKSPRPYALGLTHKHLPEMAAHTGLKSAPIFTPIVGDFYKGLAVTTFFSPNQLAKKATPQDVQALFAEYYAGEAFVHVAPFDAEANLDSGFFDVQANNDTNRVDLFVFGNEERFVTVARLDNLGKGASGAAIQCMNLAVGATEESGLKR, via the coding sequence ATGAGCACGAAAGTTTTTGTCGACGGACAGGAAGGCACGACCGGCCTGAAGATTTTTGAATACCTGTCGCAGCGCGCCGACGTTGAGATCCTGCGTATCGAAGAAGCAAAGCGCAAAGACCTCGAAGAGCGCCGTCGTCTCATCAACGCGTCGGAGGTCACGTTCCTGTGCCTGCCGGATGTCGCCTCGCGCGAATCCGCTTCGCTGGTGGAGAACGATCGCACGGTGCTGATCGATGCCAGCACCGCGTTCCGCACGTCCGCCGACTGGGCTTACGGCCTGCCCGAACTGGCCCGCTCGCAACGCGAGCGTCTGCGCACGGCGAAACGCATTGCCGTGCCGGGCTGTCATGCGTCGGCCTTCGTGCTCGCCATGCGTCCGCTGGTCGAAGCCGGCGTGGTGGCGCCCGAGTTCGCCGCGCATGCGTACTCGATCACCGGCTACAGCGGCGGCGGCAAGAAAATGATCGCCGACTACGAAGCCGGAAGTAACGACAAGCTCAAGAGCCCGCGTCCGTACGCGCTCGGCCTCACCCACAAGCATCTGCCGGAAATGGCCGCGCATACGGGCCTGAAGTCGGCGCCGATCTTTACGCCGATCGTCGGCGATTTCTACAAGGGTCTCGCGGTCACCACCTTCTTCTCGCCGAACCAGCTGGCGAAGAAGGCCACGCCGCAAGACGTGCAGGCGCTGTTCGCCGAGTATTACGCGGGCGAGGCGTTCGTGCACGTCGCACCGTTCGACGCGGAAGCAAACCTCGACAGCGGTTTCTTCGACGTGCAGGCGAACAACGACACGAACCGTGTCGACCTGTTCGTGTTCGGCAACGAAGAGCGCTTCGTGACCGTCGCGCGGCTGGACAATCTGGGCAAGGGCGCCTCGGGCGCAGCCATCCAGTGCATGAACCTCGCGGTCGGCGCCACGGAGGAAAGCGGCTTGAAACGTTAA
- a CDS encoding flavodoxin family protein: MSKIVIVYHSGYGHTKKVAESVLAGALEAGADAKLMPVGEIDDAAWAELAAADAIIFGAPTYMGGPSADFKKFADASSKPWFGQTWKDKIAAGFTNSATMNGDKFSTIQYFVTLAMQHSMIWAGTGMMPSNTKAATRNDLNYVGGFTGLLTQSPADASPEEAPPAGDLETARMFGTRVAAVTARWIAAAR, from the coding sequence ATGTCGAAGATCGTCATCGTTTATCACAGCGGCTACGGCCACACGAAGAAAGTCGCCGAGTCCGTGCTGGCGGGCGCCCTCGAAGCCGGCGCGGACGCGAAACTGATGCCGGTCGGCGAGATCGACGACGCAGCGTGGGCCGAGCTGGCCGCGGCCGACGCCATTATCTTCGGCGCGCCGACGTACATGGGCGGCCCCTCCGCCGACTTCAAGAAATTCGCCGACGCGAGCTCGAAGCCGTGGTTCGGCCAGACGTGGAAGGACAAGATCGCGGCCGGCTTCACCAACTCGGCGACCATGAACGGCGACAAGTTCTCGACGATCCAGTACTTCGTCACGCTGGCCATGCAGCACAGCATGATCTGGGCGGGCACCGGCATGATGCCGTCGAACACCAAGGCGGCCACCCGCAACGACCTGAACTATGTGGGCGGCTTTACCGGCCTGCTCACGCAGTCGCCGGCCGACGCCTCGCCGGAAGAAGCACCGCCCGCCGGCGATCTGGAAACGGCGCGGATGTTCGGCACACGCGTGGCCGCGGTCACGGCGCGCTGGATCGCCGCGGCCCGCTGA